CGCCATTGGAACACTTTACAATTACGCCGTAGATATAATTGTGCCAAGTAAGCTTAAATAATTGCCCATAAATAGAAtttgtttataaaaaattcttttatatGTTGTTTAGATATGCTCTTGTGGGATCCAGACGATGTGGCCAATTCAATTGTTGTTAAaacggaaacaaaaaagaatgtcAAGGATCATTCAATGGCGACTGAGCAAAccagtgatgatgatgaggacGATGAAACAGAACACAGGTCTTGGCTATCTGATTTAGGAATGGATGATCACACGGCAATGAGTCTGATGACCGGCATGTTGCGTCCACCATCGGGAGGAGCTTGGCAGTACGCGGCTGACTGGGCGGACTGGAAGGCGGAAACGTTTGGCCGTAAAGCCGAAGTGGCGGTTCATTGTTGTAGCTTCAGCAAAAAAGTCTCGGCGGTCGATTCCAAAACTCAACTGGAAATCATTTGCCATCCAGAAAAATTAATGAAGAGCGGAGCCACTCACGTCGTCGTGGCCGTCACTTATGGCCTGGAAGCTTTTTGCATTTTCTCCCGTCAACAGCCAAAGTCAAACACGACAACTGACGATGATGACGAAGCCACCGAAAGAATGCGGAACTACGCCCGCATATTCGCCGATCGGCTCACGGACGATAGAAACCATTTAGAAGCGGATCAGGATCAAGAAGGTGACGAAGAAGACGGCGGACAATGTTTCATACCGCTAGACTTGCAGTGCATTCTCTACA
This sequence is a window from Daphnia pulicaria isolate SC F1-1A chromosome 7, SC_F0-13Bv2, whole genome shotgun sequence. Protein-coding genes within it:
- the LOC124351113 gene encoding cytolytic toxin-beta-like gives rise to the protein MPDPDCVKIMALGHQQFAIGTLYNYAVDIIVPNMLLWDPDDVANSIVVKTETKKNVKDHSMATEQTSDDDEDDETEHRSWLSDLGMDDHTAMSLMTGMLRPPSGGAWQYAADWADWKAETFGRKAEVAVHCCSFSKKVSAVDSKTQLEIICHPEKLMKSGATHVVVAVTYGLEAFCIFSRQQPKSNTTTDDDDEATERMRNYARIFADRLTDDRNHLEADQDQEGDEEDGGQCFIPLDLQCILYSDLNQVKTAQKAGRLIPSQNSTKPAGRY